TTTGACGGCAGCATCCGGATCGTTCCGCAAGGTGCCGGCCTTGAGGAAGATATCTTTTACCAGTTCTTCGCCGATCGCTTCATTGAGCTTTTCACGGATCTGGCTTTTCATGAAGTTAAGTTGTTGCAGCCATGGGGGGCTGGAGACCACGATTGTCAGCACACCGCTGCGGATGGCGACCGGCTTGGCGCGGGAGGCGATTTGGGCGCCGACGGCACTGTTCCAGACCTCCCAGATGGCACCTTCCTTGAGGCGGTTTTCCGCCGGGGTGCCACTGAAGAGGGTGGCGAGCAGTTGGGAAACGGCTACCGGCCGTTTCATCTTGGGGCGGACCGGTTTAGTCACTGCGCTTGAATCTCCGGTTGATGCGGCCACCGATCAGTTGCCCGGCTACTGCAGCGCCAAGGGTAACCGGGATGAAGTGCCAGCTGAAACCGGCCTTGACTCGGAGGAAGATGATCACCGGGATCGAGATGTGGACGTAGAAGTACCAGCCAAAGGTGAATTTTTCGCAGTTCTGCCGCAGATAACCGAGCGGCAGATTAATTAGTAACGCCAGCAGCGTTACCCCGAACAGTTTTAAGGCGAAATCCATGACAACCTCTTGCGGCATACTAAGCTGTTTGCCGCACTTTTGTCAACGAATCGGGGACGCGGTACGGAAATGGAGGCAGTTGTGGTAGCTGACGGCGATTATGTTGTAGTGTTCCAGTCGATCCACCGGGTGATGAAGGCGGAGAAGCTCTTAAAGGGGAAAGGCCTGGCGGTGCTGCTCATTCCGGCGCCCCGGTCGATTACCTCGGACTGCGGGCTGGCCCTGCGCTATGGGGCTGATATCCGCGAGGCGGTAGAGCAGGCGCTCAGCGAGGCTTCGCTGCTTCCAGAGGACCGGTACCTGAAAGAAGGGGAATTCAAAAAAATATAATGAAGTAACAATCTATCAATGGCACAGCTGTAAATCCGAAGGATTTACCGGTGAGAAGTAACTACAAAAGCTCCAGCTGCAAGGCTTGCGAAAGCTGAGGAGTAAGTCGTGTCGTAGGCTACGTCGCAGCGACGTGTAATTGCGCTGCAATTACCGGCGCGTGAGCGAAGCGGACGCGCTAAAGAAAAGCTGATTACTAAGCAGATGGACTTTTTCCTGCGCCATTCACCCCACGGTTTTCCTGAACCGCGCCACGGCGATCAGTAGTACCGCCAGTCCCAGCCCGCCCAGAGCCGCCATCTCCTTCCAGAGGATCTCCATCCCCACCCCTTTGAGGAAAATCGCCCGCAGGATGACCATGAACCAGCGGAGCGGGTTCAGAATGGTCACGTAGCGGATCGACTCCGGCATGTTATCGATGGGAAAGGCGAAGCCGGAGAGCAGCATCCCCGGGAAGATCACGAAAAAGGCAGACATCAGCGCCTGCTGCTGGGTGCTGCTGATGGTGGATATCAGCAGCCCGGCTCCCAGTGAACTCATCAGAAACAGGCCGGTAGCTACAGCTAGCAGGCCGAGGCTGCCACGGATCGGGATGTCGAACCAGTGGACCGCGACCGCTGCCACAATTGCCACGTTGGCGTAACCCATCAGGATGAACGGCAAGGTCTTGCCGATGATGAATTCACTCCTGGTAATCGGCGTGACCACTACCTGCTCAATGGTCCCCATCTCCTTTTCCCGCACCACTGCCATGCTCGACAACACCATGGTCACCACCATTACCAGCATGGCGATAACCGCCGGGATGAAGTAGACCCGGCTCTCCAGGTTCGGGTTGAACCAGGCCCTAGACTGGAGCACCACCCCGGCAAGGGGCTGGGCCACCCCCTCCCGGGCAGCCCTGGCAGAGAGCCGTTCAATGTTGTAGGCGGCGATGATCGCGGAGGCATAGCTCAGGACGATACCGGCGGAGTTGGCGTCGCTGCCGTCGAGTACCAACGCCAGGGGCGCCTCCCCTTTTCCCTGAACTCTCCCGCCAAAACCGGCGTCAAAGACCATCACCCCCCGCACATCGCCTCGGTTGAGCAGCTCAGTCATTCGCCGCTCGTCGGCAATCCGCTCGACCGTCTGGAAATAGCCTGACCGAGTAAAGCGCTCGACTATTTCGCGACTTTCGCTGCTGTTGTCCCGGTCGAGGATCGCCATCCGGCTGTTCCTGACATCGGTGTTGACCGCATAGCCGAAGACCACCACCTGGAATACCGGGATCACGAAGATGACGAAGCGGGTCCGCTTGTCCCGCAGCACCTGGATGAACTCCTTGATCAGCATTGCTTTGAGGCGCTCGAACATTTTAAATCCTTGCATCCGGTATGTGAGCGGTTTCCGAAGAGAACGACTTTTCGCAAAGCGTTGCTGCTCTTGGCGCAATGAAGCGAGACGCAGCCGGGCTGTCTGAGCCTGAAAGGCGAGTT
The sequence above is a segment of the Geoanaerobacter pelophilus genome. Coding sequences within it:
- a CDS encoding DUF3343 domain-containing protein, translating into MEAVVVADGDYVVVFQSIHRVMKAEKLLKGKGLAVLLIPAPRSITSDCGLALRYGADIREAVEQALSEASLLPEDRYLKEGEFKKI
- a CDS encoding DUF721 domain-containing protein, encoding MTKPVRPKMKRPVAVSQLLATLFSGTPAENRLKEGAIWEVWNSAVGAQIASRAKPVAIRSGVLTIVVSSPPWLQQLNFMKSQIREKLNEAIGEELVKDIFLKAGTLRNDPDAAVKKPLPPKKPRPLTPEELETVAKATEELTDQELRKTLAALYTLHLSNQKD
- a CDS encoding ABC transporter permease; translated protein: MFERLKAMLIKEFIQVLRDKRTRFVIFVIPVFQVVVFGYAVNTDVRNSRMAILDRDNSSESREIVERFTRSGYFQTVERIADERRMTELLNRGDVRGVMVFDAGFGGRVQGKGEAPLALVLDGSDANSAGIVLSYASAIIAAYNIERLSARAAREGVAQPLAGVVLQSRAWFNPNLESRVYFIPAVIAMLVMVVTMVLSSMAVVREKEMGTIEQVVVTPITRSEFIIGKTLPFILMGYANVAIVAAVAVHWFDIPIRGSLGLLAVATGLFLMSSLGAGLLISTISSTQQQALMSAFFVIFPGMLLSGFAFPIDNMPESIRYVTILNPLRWFMVILRAIFLKGVGMEILWKEMAALGGLGLAVLLIAVARFRKTVG